In Bufo gargarizans isolate SCDJY-AF-19 chromosome 5, ASM1485885v1, whole genome shotgun sequence, the following are encoded in one genomic region:
- the LOC122939561 gene encoding neoverrucotoxin subunit alpha-like, with protein MTLEIPSLGRPFSLGMLYNCYEEKLIPGITLWNREDLANNISTTPQNCTDFEVLASDTVSGKSSALDVSGELKLSLWSGMVEVGGSGKYFTDTKESKKQARVTLKYLRTTRFDQLGMNHLCQKNITYKDVLDKGIATHVVTAILYGAQAFFIFDKKISNAETTKEVKGKITGMVMKIGNLTGEVKMNEAENEEVRQFNCKFHGDFALKKNPVNYEEAVTTYASLPKQLGEDGEKAVPIKVWLYPLKNLDDRAASLVRQISDHLVFTAETILQQMSEVVMECNDMMRHPAAIAFPALNKISQFKKLFEYFRVKFQKQLSQVLPSIRCGKKKESILENILTSKEKSPFRDKNIRTFLIRRWQEMETVHSLLKQLKGFRVVSEERELMREILDPNFECTFCVNFSSLASADPYLSHLESWLHKETWDLQDSFNEGETKQWFEQSNIHKKVKMIYRLYGFEMPRTNPLVTSVECSKCPGIGVHYYKKGEGMTPECLPPVKFTFIDLSFKQIPHSHKQFCFCVGVMGDVNTLHLH; from the exons ATGACTCTAGAAATCCCATCTCTAGGACGCCCCTTCTCTCTCGGGATGTTGTACAATTGTTATGAAGAGAAACTTATTCCAG GCATTACCCTATGGAACAGAGAGGATCTGGCCAACAATATTTCCACAACGCCTCAAAATTGCACAGATTTTGAAGTGCTGGCATCTGACACGGTTTCTGGCAAGTCGTCTGCTCTGGATGTCTCTGGAGAATTAAAGCTCAGTCTGTGGAGTGGCATGGTCGAAGTCGGGGGATCTGGAAAATACTTTACTGATACAAAGGAATCGAAGAAACAAGCTCGAGTCACTCTGAAGTACTTGAGAACCACCAGGTTTGATCAACTCGGTATGAACCACCTCTGCCAAAAGAACATCACCTACAAAGATGTGTTAGACAAAGGGATAGCAACCCATGTGGTTACCGCCATTTTATATGGAGCCCAGGCATTCTTCATATTTGACAAAAAAATTTCCAACGCTGAAACAACTAAAGAAGTTAAAGGAAAAATTACAGGAATGGTCATGAAGATAGGAAATCTCACAGGAGAGGTGAAGATGAATGAAGCAGAGAATGAAGAAGTCCGTCAGTTCAACTGTAAGTTTCATGGGGACTTTGCTCTGAAGAAAAACCCAGTGAATTACGAGGAAGCAGTGACAACCTATGCCAGCCTCCCAAAACAATTAGGAGAGGATGGGGAGAAGGCCGTGCCTATAAAAGTCTGGCTGTACCCCTTGAAAAACTTGGACGACAGAGCTGCCAGCTTGGTAAGACAGATTAGTGATCATCTGGTTTTCACAGCAGAGACTATCCTGCAGCAGATGTCAGAAGTCGTCATGGAGTGTAACGATATGATGAGACATCCGGCGGCCATAGCTTTCCCAGCTCTCAACAAGATCAGCCAGTTCAAGAAACTTTttgaatattttagggttaaatTCCAGAAACAGTTGTCCCAAGTACTGCCATCTATACGTTGTGGAAAGAAGAAAGAGTCTATTCTGGAGAACATTCTCACCAGTAAAGAGAAATCTCCATTTAGGGACAAGAACATCAGGACATTTCTCATCAGAAGATGGCAGGAGATGGAGACTGTCCATTCATTATTAAAGCAACTGAAGGGTTTCAGAGTGGTGTCAGAGGAAAGAGAGCTGATGAGAGAAATTCTTGATCCAAACTTTGAGTGCACATTTTGCGTTAACTTCTCCTCCTTGGCTTCTGCAGACCCGTATCTCTCACATTTAGAGTCCTGGCTTCACAAGGAAACTTGGGATCTTCAGGACAGCTTTAACGAAGGGGAAACTAAACAATGGTTCGAACAAAGCAATATACATAAGAAGGTAAAAATGATATATCGATTGTACGGATTTGAAATGCCACGCACCAATCCACTGGTCACATCTGTTGAATGCAGTAAATGTCCCGGAATCGGTGTTCATTACTACAAGAAGGGCGAAGGGATGACTCCGGAGTGTCTGCCTCCTGTAAAGTTTACTTTCATAGACCTCTCTTTTAAACAAATTCCCCATTCACACAAGCAATTTTGTTTCTGCGTGGGTGTAATGGgtgacgtgaacacattgcacctgcactga